Part of the Brienomyrus brachyistius isolate T26 unplaced genomic scaffold, BBRACH_0.4 scaffold1412, whole genome shotgun sequence genome, cacagagacgagtgtttattttatgtatgtatgtgcgtgcgcgtgcgtgcgtgcgtgcgtgtgcgtgtgtgtgcatgcctgcttgagttccacgtgcagcagtgggacagaaacacaggagggttgtgggtcggctccccggcgacagagactgagggcggggtacctgatcgtcactgagatagttgggcaggcctccgacaaagagcttgtgtggcgagtctggaaccacggtggagacgacccctgcagacagagcggcacggcgcccaaagccggccgatcacagcaaaccgtcaacatgccggataatgaccacgagcaaacggcgcgagtgaaataagccaacttcaaatcagtatgacgtcgttatctcctatataatatcagataaatgtaactccagcaaaaaaatacctaaatactggggcagtttgacgactgttttttgtctctcccatcttgctctccatgggagatgctgacacatgcagcaccagtcaaaagtatggacacacctgctcttaatgcatttgtctctattttagctgttattcaccttatagtaaaaggcctttgggcatggaagttatgcatatgaagtactgcaaagacaaaatttttgtctcttcaaaataggagccattggcttcgatgacagcattgcggactcaaccagctaacatatgtacccacctggaccgtttctccaacagtcctcgagtttccacaagttctgcgcgcaagctggctaccttactcttactctcatccaactgatcccaaaccagctctatagagtttaggttggggggctgtggggaccatctctttcctagttcacaaggtaataagctacttgcataaccttcaaggtgggctttgggtcattatcttgctgaaaaacaagtcattttcagtaggtgtgtccagaatttttaactagaataggagccagcaaccctagaacaatttgggggttagggtccttgctcaagggcccagtggtgaaatcactctgccaaccctgccaaccagcaaccttcttttcatgggcaaacatcacagagccacacaacacccctatgttaacagtaagaagtgagtgactgagctgtgtgtgtgtgtgtgtggctcagctggttaggatgccagcgttatcatcagaagatcactggttcacatcactggtgatcacaccactgggccggcgagtttgctctagggacaggctgaccctgatttctcaaaaaaaaaaaaaaaaaaaaacattcttcactttggataaaactgtctgctaaatatttacaacattaagtaaataaaagtgaaagtctccctctttatatgacaagacatccgcagcttgcgaaggacagtcagtccgtaacgagtacaaaaaactggccttgccgatcggctcttcaaaggtaaataaagattaaggttatgacggcgacaagcaaaacggacctggtacgtggaaggcgggctgctctgagatgccaggcagggggcgatagtcgtggggccgcctgatttttaacgactgaccctggaaaatgatgccgtcgaaggccattgcctgcgtggtctcatccacggaccgaaactagggcagaacgaagaacgtcgttaatcagggaaggctgcggtctccgcctggacacagcagccattaggcaggaaagactcttacttcaaggaaggcaaagttcttgtcctggtttatctgaacagcgaggacgggattggtgggaccttgacataagccagccaatcgcatctgggtattgaagaaatccgccatggcctcctaaaaagacaggcagacacactgaatgaagacaggcagacgtctgaagacatcaaaacaggcaaacgagaaaaaaaatgactgacaagtctagtacatttatctatttattttgcggacactttcatccaaagcaacatacatttcattgaagaagcaggaccagacagttcctagagcaaatagtgcttaagggctgcgctcgggggcccaatggtgaaatcactctgctgcccaagggatttgaaccaacaaccttcttgtgaccggctcagtgtcctaactcactgagctacacatgacaccagtatgcatgacagaaggcaacgcgggactttgcctggactcacctccgtcaggccgaaggggatgttgccgacataaagccgcctggcctgccgggtcatctggctgccgaccatcggcacctgggtgggcgtcactgccacgccgctggtggtggatgttgccagtaaagctatcgtggggatctgccctgcagctgtggggaggagaaagggcttcaagaccccaaccagggacggccagaacatccggatcgtcgccttcatttgcttctaacccctaggtttaagctctcttcacactgtctgaaatcatcccaagtgttattccctctttgaccagcaggggggaggagggcactccagaataaatgctttcattgcaaccaatataccataaccttgcaatactgaactagcacacatggaagcgtcgcatccaaaccttgcattgccttgtactgcatgggggtgatgtgctcgaatcccggagggggaacatcccagtacttgtatgtccttttcttacggcttctccgaggagagtagctgcccaaacacaaaacagaaggttgttttccccaaacaatacagtgtaaacactcagaatctggcaaaaacaaacagatggcagaatgtttacatttaactttggatcgcaggcagtttaaggtcatgagggtgtgaccatgcgccactttttaggctggctttgaggtcccatcgctatggcgggggctacttataaacgccagttaaaatttaatatgggtacagtcccccttcccaccacgaagaaaccaattggttgattgtgaaagaaacttgttaagaggcctcaaaccatgctagatatcagcttcagtgcctgtaaccgggaccgtgagggggggtacctgtgcttcttgtgctcgcgtgagctgctccgtcggtcacgacccttgcggtcgcggctgctgctgcgcttctcgtgactccgccccctggagtccttgctccagcggcggtgcttctcgccacggctcagagaccggctgcggctacgcttcttgtgtcgctccttctcccgctctgggggacgacaccgtggtaccagtgagacggtgggcggagcgacatgactgcccccctaccatccatttcgataaatccaagatgtgtaactcagagggattatgaatgtgtgtccggatggttgtgggtttgaagcccatgagtcacagagtaatcatattaccaacttccctggggtgctggatgctgactgacccagcgctatgccttaaaagtcacttacggagaccaagatgtggtacggggtctaactccccagtttcctcaccagaatgaagcacctccattcaattcacatattcaatcacaccctcctgaaacaaacacacccatctctcaatggctaataatttcaagggcacaaggacatccccttgaatgtcagtctgttgtgaaacaataaaaacataaccagactaattaatgatataggagcacagtggtgagtacagttgcctcacgcctccgagtctggaggcctgaattttgcctctgctctctgtatggggaatttgcctggaataggctccaggggagcctgactaagataactggttggacgatggatgggtaattaatatcgtttcaatctgacagacagcactttattaaactagcaataaaatatcacctttctatcccagcaggtccttcatatagaagcttaaataaatccctgaaggtgcagttttcagtgaagcatttaaacgcaggtgctgctcgaggaatcagcttcatgcatcagttataacagcgttacggtaatgcaccgctgcaaaagtacagacacggagcggccaatgcatcttacgtaaatcggtaataaccaattaccgcaatcgcaggcatagtcagagcgcagatatgaatgactggaactgctagtttatcaaacacggcggcacttagtgctcgtctagccgaatcaggtcgtttcgaatgacattttagtgatttagtgataaggagctgatatgacaagattgccatttgataggtacataaatcaatcctactttcgactccgttgtaacgcatgttgtatatttcagttgcgttagtatggcttaagtttattcagtttactggattctctgcactttaatgaagttatatgtgtattgttatataactgtacatcattgttagttactgctatccgctgtaaaggtagatacaggtgcaagactttgcaataacgacctaaaagcagttgttatgattccagggaacgcggctgatttttagagtctatacatcatgaagaaacggcgatcgtgtgagaaagacttattctgtacggatgacagggccagcatttcggacccaagggaaaggctattgtgcatcggaaagagacaaaatcatatcattatatagaaaactcgtcgtagtatttaaaaaccaagtaactaacactgttattaagtgcggactttaaatcaagtggtcgcggtcgtttttatttgcataaaactttaaacgtgatcttgaaaatataacgcttgcaacaaacatccatgcatagtgtgttactgcgaatgaaaatacgcgggtcacaatttatgatccaagtgtataatggtaaataattaaataaataaaaccgcaggctttcacatcgagtgcaccccaataacgtttcattgaaatgtccatgttatgtacgccgggcactgatggatgcaggcctagcgatctctataacaatgccaagcaaagaatgtcactgatttaccaaagcggtcagttttcggggatcctgcggcagctgggag contains:
- the LOC125730691 gene encoding LOW QUALITY PROTEIN: splicing factor U2AF 65 kDa subunit-like (The sequence of the model RefSeq protein was modified relative to this genomic sequence to represent the inferred CDS: inserted 2 bases in 1 codon) gives rise to the protein MSDFDEFEKQLSENRQGDREKERHKKRSRSRSLSRGEKHRRWSKDSRGRSHEKRSSSRDRKGRDRRSSSREHKKHRTYKYWDVPPPGFEHITPMQYKAMQAAGQIPTIALLATSTTSGVAVTPTQVPMVGSQMTRQARRLYVGNIPFGLTEEAMADFFNTQMRLAGLCQGPTNPVLAVQINQDKNFAFLEFRSVDETTQAMAFDGIIFQGQSLKIRRPHDYRPLPGISEQPAFHVPGVVSTVVPDSPHKLFVGGLPNYLSDDQVKELLTSFGPLKAFNLVKDSATSLSKGYAFCEYVDISATDQAVAGLNGMQLGDKKLIVQRASVGAKNANATAIIETPVTLQVPGLXSGCRASGMPTEVLCLLNMVMPEELVDDEDYEEILEDIREECCKYGNVRSIEIPRPVDSVEVPGCGKV